In Streptomyces canus, one DNA window encodes the following:
- a CDS encoding sensor histidine kinase has translation MSVGTRSAQDVSEACAGGAAELGIDPDQLPDGLVVADEQGRVICFNAAAARITALPAEDALGQRLEKALPLEDLEGRRWWQLTDPYGGLAIRRRQPERNLLLPGGREVLVSAQYVRTRPTGPVHRVVVALRDTEARRRTERSHAELIATVAHELRSPLTSVKGFTATLLAKWERFTDDQKRLMLETVDADADRVTRLIAELLDISRIDSGRLEVRRQPVDIGAAVGRHIQAYVAAGLAADRFLLRLEQPLPALWADPDKIDQVLSNLLENAVRHGEGTVTIDITPTESPREGEDTGTSVTVSDEGPGIPEESMNRVFTRFWRGSKRGGTGLGLYIVKGIVEAHGGTITVGRGSQGGAEFRFTLPVSAPAYLT, from the coding sequence ATGAGTGTCGGCACGAGGAGCGCCCAGGACGTGTCCGAAGCCTGTGCCGGTGGTGCCGCCGAACTCGGCATCGATCCCGACCAGCTGCCCGACGGTCTCGTCGTCGCGGACGAGCAGGGCCGCGTGATCTGCTTCAACGCCGCCGCGGCGCGGATCACCGCCCTCCCCGCCGAGGACGCCCTCGGACAGCGGCTGGAGAAGGCCCTTCCGTTAGAGGACCTCGAGGGACGGCGCTGGTGGCAGCTGACCGATCCGTACGGCGGCCTCGCCATCCGCAGGCGGCAGCCCGAACGGAATCTGCTGCTGCCGGGCGGCCGTGAGGTCCTCGTCTCCGCGCAGTACGTGCGCACCCGGCCGACCGGGCCCGTCCACCGTGTCGTCGTCGCCCTGCGGGACACCGAGGCCCGCCGCCGCACCGAGCGCAGCCACGCCGAGCTGATCGCCACCGTGGCCCATGAGCTCAGGTCCCCGCTCACCTCCGTCAAGGGCTTCACCGCGACTCTCCTGGCCAAGTGGGAGAGGTTCACCGACGACCAGAAACGGCTGATGCTGGAGACCGTCGACGCCGACGCCGACCGGGTCACCCGGCTCATCGCCGAGCTCCTCGACATCTCCCGCATCGACTCCGGGCGCCTGGAGGTCAGGCGCCAGCCCGTCGACATCGGCGCCGCCGTCGGGCGCCACATCCAGGCCTACGTCGCCGCGGGCCTGGCCGCCGACCGGTTCCTGCTCCGCCTCGAGCAGCCGCTGCCCGCCCTGTGGGCCGATCCCGACAAGATCGACCAGGTGCTCAGCAACCTGCTGGAAAATGCGGTGCGGCACGGCGAGGGAACCGTCACCATTGACATCACGCCCACGGAGTCACCCCGCGAAGGGGAGGACACCGGCACGTCGGTCACGGTGAGCGACGAGGGTCCCGGCATCCCGGAGGAGTCCATGAACCGCGTCTTCACCCGCTTCTGGCGGGGCAGCAAGCGCGGTGGCACCGGCCTCGGGCTCTACATCGTCAAGGGCATCGTCGAAGCCCACGGCGGCACCATCACGGTCGGCCGCGGCTCCCAGGGCGGCGCCGAGTTCCGATTTACGTTGCCCGTGAGCGCTCCGGCCTATCTCACCTGA
- the rplT gene encoding 50S ribosomal protein L20, producing the protein MARVKRAVNAHKKRRAILEAASGYRGQRSRLYRKAKEQVTHSLVYNYNDRKKRKGDFRRLWIQRINAAARANGITYNRFIQGLNAANIEVDRKILAELAVNDATAFAALVEVAQKALPADVNAPKAA; encoded by the coding sequence GTGGCACGCGTCAAGCGGGCAGTCAACGCCCACAAGAAGCGCCGGGCGATCCTCGAGGCGGCCTCCGGCTACCGCGGTCAGCGTTCGCGCCTGTACCGCAAGGCCAAGGAGCAGGTCACCCACTCGCTGGTCTACAACTACAACGACCGCAAGAAGCGCAAGGGCGACTTCCGTCGGCTGTGGATCCAGCGCATCAACGCCGCTGCCCGCGCCAACGGCATCACGTACAACCGCTTCATCCAGGGTCTGAACGCGGCGAACATCGAGGTCGACCGCAAGATCCTGGCCGAGCTGGCCGTCAACGACGCGACGGCGTTCGCCGCGCTCGTCGAGGTCGCGCAGAAGGCTCTGCCGGCGGACGTGAACGCGCCCAAGGCCGCGTGA
- the pheS gene encoding phenylalanine--tRNA ligase subunit alpha, with protein sequence MSAPNKSYDPVEVEALKPEEIERMRDEALAAFAVADSLDALQEAKVAHTGGTSPLALANREIGALPPHAKAAAGKLVGQARGAVNKALAGRQAELEAERDQRVLVEEAVDVTLPYDRVPAGARHPLTTLSERIEDVFVAMGYEVAEGPQVEAEWFNFDALNIGPDHPARGEQDTFFVEAAPNSGSAAGSGGTESGVVLRTHTSPVQIRSLLSRELPVYVICPGVVYRTDELDATHTPVFRQVELLAVDEGLTMADLKGTMDHMVQALFGEGMKTRLRPNFFPFTEPSAEMDMVCYVCRGESVGNPDRPCRTCSSEGWIELGGCGMVNPKVLTACGVDPRKYSGFAFGFGIERMLMFRHNVEDMRDMVEGDVRFTRPFGMEI encoded by the coding sequence ATGTCGGCACCGAACAAGTCGTACGACCCTGTAGAGGTCGAGGCCCTGAAACCGGAAGAGATCGAGCGCATGCGGGACGAGGCGCTCGCCGCCTTCGCCGTCGCGGACTCCCTCGACGCGCTCCAGGAGGCCAAGGTCGCCCACACCGGGGGCACGTCCCCGCTGGCCCTCGCCAACCGCGAGATCGGCGCCCTGCCCCCGCACGCCAAGGCCGCCGCCGGCAAGCTCGTCGGCCAGGCCCGGGGCGCGGTGAACAAGGCCCTCGCCGGCCGTCAGGCCGAGCTGGAGGCCGAGCGCGACCAGCGCGTGCTGGTCGAGGAGGCGGTGGACGTCACGCTGCCGTACGACCGCGTACCGGCCGGCGCCCGCCACCCGCTCACCACGCTCTCGGAGCGCATCGAGGACGTCTTCGTGGCCATGGGCTACGAGGTCGCCGAGGGCCCGCAGGTCGAGGCCGAGTGGTTCAACTTCGACGCGCTCAACATCGGCCCGGACCACCCGGCCCGCGGCGAGCAGGACACCTTCTTCGTCGAGGCTGCACCTAATAGCGGCTCCGCCGCGGGCTCAGGCGGCACCGAGTCCGGTGTCGTGCTGCGCACCCACACCTCGCCCGTGCAGATCCGCTCGCTGCTGAGCCGTGAGCTGCCGGTGTACGTGATCTGCCCCGGTGTCGTCTACCGCACCGACGAGCTGGACGCCACGCACACCCCGGTCTTCCGCCAGGTAGAGCTGCTGGCCGTCGACGAGGGCCTGACCATGGCCGACCTCAAGGGCACCATGGACCACATGGTCCAGGCCCTGTTCGGCGAGGGCATGAAGACCCGGCTGCGCCCGAACTTCTTCCCCTTCACCGAGCCGTCCGCCGAGATGGACATGGTGTGCTACGTCTGCCGCGGCGAGTCCGTCGGCAACCCCGACCGCCCCTGCCGTACCTGCTCCTCGGAGGGCTGGATCGAGCTGGGCGGCTGCGGAATGGTCAACCCCAAGGTGCTGACCGCCTGTGGCGTCGACCCGCGGAAGTACAGCGGCTTCGCCTTCGGATTCGGCATCGAGCGGATGCTGATGTTCCGCCACAACGTCGAGGACATGCGAGACATGGTCGAGGGTGACGTCCGGTTCACCCGGCCGTTCGGGATGGAGATCTGA
- a CDS encoding TrmH family RNA methyltransferase, with the protein MPPVTPELISPRSPRVSAARRLAKRNFRGKERLFLAEGPQAVREAAGHGLVELFATVEAAERYADIIGEARAVGARVHLAAEDVIADISTTVTPQGLVGICRFLDTPFEEILAARPRLVAVLANVRDPGNAGTVLRCADAAGAEAVVLTDASVDLYNPKAVRASVGSLFHLPVAVGVPVEEAVEGLRRAGVRILAADGAGTDDLDAELDQGTMGGPTAWVFGNEAWGLPEETRSLADAVVRVPIHGKAESLNLATAAAVCLYASARAQRAPGGCRSVTENQ; encoded by the coding sequence ATGCCCCCCGTCACCCCCGAGCTGATCTCCCCCCGTTCCCCCCGGGTCTCCGCCGCGCGGCGGCTCGCCAAGCGGAACTTCCGGGGGAAGGAGCGGCTGTTCCTGGCCGAGGGACCGCAGGCGGTACGGGAGGCCGCCGGGCACGGTCTGGTGGAGCTGTTCGCCACCGTGGAAGCGGCGGAACGGTACGCCGACATCATCGGAGAGGCCCGGGCCGTCGGGGCCCGTGTGCACCTCGCCGCCGAGGACGTCATCGCCGACATCTCGACGACCGTCACCCCGCAGGGGCTCGTCGGGATCTGCCGCTTCCTCGACACCCCCTTCGAGGAGATCCTCGCCGCCCGGCCCCGACTCGTCGCGGTGCTCGCGAACGTGCGGGACCCCGGCAACGCCGGCACCGTGCTGCGGTGCGCCGACGCGGCCGGTGCCGAGGCCGTCGTCCTGACCGACGCGTCCGTCGATCTCTACAACCCCAAGGCCGTACGGGCCTCCGTGGGCTCCCTCTTCCACCTGCCCGTCGCCGTCGGTGTGCCCGTGGAGGAGGCCGTCGAGGGGCTCAGGCGGGCCGGTGTGCGGATCCTCGCCGCCGACGGGGCCGGGACCGACGACCTCGACGCCGAGCTCGACCAGGGCACGATGGGCGGGCCGACCGCGTGGGTGTTCGGCAACGAGGCCTGGGGGCTCCCGGAGGAGACCCGCTCACTCGCGGACGCCGTGGTGCGCGTCCCGATCCACGGGAAGGCCGAGAGTCTGAACCTCGCCACCGCGGCCGCCGTATGTCTCTATGCGTCAGCCCGTGCACAGCGCGCCCCCGGAGGGTGCCGCTCCGTCACCGAGAACCAGTAG